In the Stakelama saccharophila genome, TCGCATCCGGTCGCAGGGATGTTCCGCGGCGAACCGCTCGGCCAGGTCGCGGCCGTTTCCGCCCAGTTGCGCGGCCAGTGTCACCAGCGGCTCGGCCGGAGCCGTCGTCATCGCCTCGGCGATGCAATTGCGGCGGATGTCGAAGCGATACTGGTCCAGCCAGGGCTGTTCGGGGTCCACGCCCAGGATGTTGAGCGACACGGAGAACCGATCGGGCGGAAGCTGGACATGCACGTCGCGCCGCATGCGATAGAGCATGACCGTGCCGGGGGACAGGCATGCCCGCCCGGTGAAGCGCAACCGCGCCGGATCGCCGGGCAGGCCGCCGATCGCGTCGCCGTCCACCTCGTAATAATCGCTCCAATAGCCGGGGCCGTGATAGCCCACGGTCAGGAACGGGAAATTATGGTCGTGCGGCAGGTCGTAGAAAAAGGTCGCAGGGCCGCTATGGCGCGTGACCGCATCCTCGCGCGCCGGCCAGAAATTGGCGCGCAGCACGAACCGGCCGTCGGGCGGGCGGAGCAGCAGCAGCTGCGGGCCATATCCGCCGCGCGCCGGCCGCGCCGTCCATTGCCGCTTCAGTTCGGCGACGGCCAGTTCCGCCAGAAAGTCCCGGTTGCGCGACAGCCGTGCGAGCGCGGGGCCGAGCGCGGCGAAGGCGTCCTCGTCCCGCACGTCCACGTCGCTCGCCGCCAGCAGGTCGACCAGCGCGTCCGGGCCGATGGCCTCGCCGTCTCCGGGTTCGATCAGGCGGGGCAGGGCAGCCGCTCCCCGTCCAGCCGCCGGCGCACCGCCGGCAGCATCCCGGCCGCCGCCGCGCGCACCTCGGGATGCGGGTCGCCGTGCGCCATGTCGGCCAGGCGCGGCAATGCCGCCGCCGCGTCATGCGCGAGCCATTGGCGCATCGCTTCCCAGCGCAGGAAAAAGGCCGGGTCGTGGCTGGCGTCGCGGAAACATTCGCCCGCGCCGGCCGCCCCCAGTTCGCGCAGCAGCGTCAGCAGCATGGCCGACCGGGCCGGCCGTGCGTCCAGCATCGCCACGCGCGACAACCGGCCATCGGCGCGGCGATATTCGCGCGCGATAGCGGCCTGTCCGGCAAGCAGGGTGACGCCGACCGACAGGAGATCGCGCGACGCCCGGACGATCCGGTGCGCCCGGTGCCGTCCGTCCTGCACCACGACGCGGCCGTCGTGCAGCCGCACCGGCTTCAGGCGGCGGGCCGGCGGCGCCGATGCGGCGCGGAAATCGTCCCCGGCGACACCGGCCTCCCACCGTTCGAGCAGCGCCTCGCCGGCATGGACATAGGCGCTGACCGTCAGGCGGCCGGGCACGACGACGGCCGACGGTGCGCCGCGGCGCGCAAGCGCGCGTGCCGACCAGTGGGTGCAGGCGATGCGGACCCGGTCGTTTTCGAACAGGATGGCGCCCGTCCGCACGGCGTCGCGATCGACGCGGAACGGCGGCTCGAAGAACGGGTCGCGGGCCAGCGCCGCCACGGCGGGAAACAGCATCGCCTCCAGCCAGCCGGGGTCGCGGAGCAGTTGGCGCGCGCGCGCGATCAGGGTCGCCTCATCGCCGCCATCGGCGAAATCGGCGGCGGCGCGGCGAACAGGGCCGCTTTCCGCCCAGTCCGCTGCGAAGTCGGCGGAGCGCCGCCGCGCGTCGATCATCGCCCGGCGAATCTCCGCCGGGAATCGCTCCCGCATCTCAATAAGACGATTGGTACACGACCACCGCGACGCCGACGATCATCTCGAACACTTCGTCGCCGTCGCCCATCTGCTGCAGCGCGCCCGCCGTCGCGACCTCGGTGCCCAGATCGACGATCTCGTCCATGTCCAGCCCGAACGATGCCATGCCCCTTCTCCCTCCGGTTGATCGGTGGCGGAAACGCTAGCGCGACGCCGGCGCGGGGCCGTAGTTACAAATCCTGTAACCCGCCCGCGATTGCCCGCGCGTGCCCACCGCGATAAGCACGTTCCGGCATGACCGACAGCGCATCCCGCCCCGGCTTCGATCCCGCCCGCTTCTTCGCGGCGCGCCAGGACGGGCACGGCCGCCGGCTGGGCATCCGCTATCGTGCACACGGGCCGGACTGGGCGGAACTGGCGCTGCCCTACGACCCGGACCAGATCGGCGATCCCGGCCGCGGCGTGGTCGCGTCGGGGCCGATCCTGACGATGATGGACATGGCGACCAGCATCGCCGCCTGGCTGAAGCGCGGGCAGTTCGCGCCCCAGGCGACGCTCGACCTGCGCATCGACTATCTGCGCCCCGCGACGCCGCGGCGCACCGTGATCGGCCGCGGCGAATGCTACCGCGTGACGCGCTCCATCGCCTTCGTCCGCGGTCAGGCGCATGACGGCGACCCGGACGACCCGCTCGCCCATGTCGCGGGCACCTTCATGCTGCTGGACATGCCGGCATGAAGCTGCCGCCTTATGCCGATCTGCTGAACCTCTCGGTCGCGGCCGAACCCGCCGGCGAAGGGCCGATCCTGGCCATGCCGTTCGATGCCGACATCGTCGGCCGGCCCGGTTTCCTGCACGGCGGCGCCATCGGCGGCCTGCTGGAAATGGCGGCGATCGTGGCGCTGCATGCCGCACTCGGCGATGAGGATGCGCGGGTGAAGCCGGTCAACGTCACCATCGACTTCATGCGCGGCGGCCGCGACAAGCCGACGCGCGCGCAGGGCATCGTCCGCCGTCTCGGCACCCGTGTCGCCAATGTCGACGCAATCGCCTGGCAGGACGCGCGCGAGAAACCCATCGCCGGCGCGCGGATGAACTACCTGATCGCGCGCAATTAGCGCGGTCGCCGAACGCGCTTACTGTTTCGGCACGGCCTTCATCAGCTTGCCGCCGTCGCCGTCCTGCAGCAGCCACAGCGAACCGTCGGGCGCCTGGGCGACGTCGCGGATGCGCATGCCCATGTCCCATTGGTCCGCCTTCTGCGCGTTCTTCCCGTTCAACGCCGCGCGCACCAGCGCCTGGCCCGACAGCGCGCCGAGGATGGCCGAACCCTGCCATGCGGGAAAGTCGTCGCCCGAATAGATGACGAGGCCGGCCGGCGAGATGGACGGGTTCCACCACAGCTTCGGCGCCTCGAACTCGGGACGGGTGTCGTGATCGGGGATCGGCGATCCGTCATAATTGTCGCCGTTCGACACCACCGGCCAGCCATAGTTGCGGCCCTTCAGGATCAGGTTGAGCTCGTCGCCGCCCTGCGGCCCCATCTCGATTTCCCAGAGGTTGCCGGCCCTATCGAAGGTCAGGCCATAGGGATTGCGGTGCCCGCTCGACCAGATATAGGCGCGCTCGCCGCCGGCCGAGAGATAGGGATTGTCCGGCGCCGGCTTGCCGTCCAGCGTCATGTGCAGGATCTTGCCCATGGCGCTGTTCGGGTCCTGCGCCGGCGTCTTGCGCTGCCGCTCGCCCGAGGACAGGAACAGCGACTCGCCGTCGGGGGCGAAGGCGATGATGCTGCCGAACTGCCCGCCGCCGCCGGGCGGCTGCTGGTGGAAGAGCACCTCGAGATTCGTCAGCTTCGGCGCGGTCCCGCTTTCGTCCAGCGTCGCATGGGCGAGCGCCAGGGCGCTGCCGCCCTGCCCCGGTTCGGAATAGCTCAGATAGACGCCGTGATCGTCGGCAAAGGTCGGCGCCGGCGCGATGTCGAGCAGACCGCCCTGCCCGCCATAATCGACCGCGGGCACGCCGGCCACGTCCGCCAGCTGTTCGCCGGGGCGCAGCAGCTTCACCTTGCCGGGCTTTTCCGTCACCAGCGCCCGGCCGTCGGGCAGGAAGGCGACCGCGAAGGGATTGTCGAATTCCGCCACGCTCTGCAGCGTGAAGGGCGCGGAAGCGTCGGGAATGTCGACGGGCGTGCCGGTTGCCGTCGGCGCGGGCGCGCTCGCCGTGGGCGTGGGGCCGGGCTTGGTCACCGATCCCTCGGACGGGCCGGAGGAACAGGCGGCAAGGGTCAGGGCACTGACGGCGAGATAGCAGAAGGACATGCGCATGCGGTTCTCCGGTGGCGGTTTTCGGACACAACGTATCGCGGCCCGTGCGTTTCCGCGAGCGGCATCCGAATCGCAGGACTTGCCGCCGCGCGCGACATCGCATATATCGCTGGTCGCGCTCTCTACATCGGTAACGTTGCAGAGGTCGGGACCCCCCGGTTCCGGCGGCGCAGAAGCTGTATTCACGGAGTCGCATGTGGCTGACCTGGCCGAACTGACCGCATTGATCGAACCCGAGGCGAAGGCGCTCGGGCTCGACCTCGTGCGCGTGGCGATGTTCGGCGGCAAGTCCGATCCGACGCTGCAGGTGATGGCCGAGCGGCCCGATACGCGCCAGCTCACCATCGACGATTGCGCGGCGCTGTCGCACCGGGTGTCAGACAAGTTCGATGCGCTGGAGGCCGAGGGCCGCGACCCGATCGACCATGCCTATCGGCTGGAGGTCAGCTCGCCGGGCATCGACCGCCCGCTCACCCGCCTCGCCGACTACCGCGACTGGACCGGGCACGAGGCGCGGATCACGCTCAGGCAGGTGGTCGAGAAGCGCAAGCGCATCCAGGGCCCGATCACAAGCGTGGAGGACGACCGCATCACGATCGACGTGAAGAATCACGGGCCGATGGCGGTGCCCTTCGACGCGATCGAAGACGCCAAGCTCGTGATGACCGACGCGCTGATCGCCGCCACCCAACCGCTTTCCGCCGAAGGGGCGGACGAAATCGTCGAAATGGAAGGATAACCAAGACCGATGGCCACTGCCGTTTCCGCCAACAAGGCCGAGCTGATCGCGATCGCCGACTCCGTCGCGCGTGAAAAGCTGATCGACAAGGGCATCGTCATCGAGGCGATGGAAGACGCCATCCAGCGCGCCGCCCGTGCGCGCTACGGCGCCGAGAACGACATCCGCGCCAAGCTCGACCCCGACAGCGGCGACCTGCGCCTGTGGCGCGTCGTCGAGGTGGTCGAGGCGGTCGACGACTATTTCAAGCAGGTGTCCGTCAAGGACGCGCAGAAGCTGAAGAAGGACGCCGCCGTCGGCGACTATATCGTCGATCCGCTGCCGCCGATCGAATTCGGCCGCATCGCCGCCCAGGCGGCCAAGCAGGTCATCTTCCAGAAGGTCCGCGACGCCGAGCGCGAGCGCCAGTATGAGGAATTCAAGGACCGCGCCGGCGAGATCATCACCGGCGTCGTCAAGCGCGTCGAATTCGGCCATGTCGTCGTCGATCTCGGCCGCGCCGAGGGCGTCATCCGCCGCGACCAGCAGATCCCGCGCGAAGTCGTGCGCGTCGGCGACCGCATCCGCAGCCTGATCAAGGAAGTGCGGCGCGAAAATCGCGGGCCGCAGATCATGCTCAGCCGCTCGCATCCCGATTTCATGCGCAAGCTGTTCGCGCAGGAGGTGCCGGAAATCTATGACGGCATCATCGAGATCAAGGCCGCCGCG is a window encoding:
- a CDS encoding PaaI family thioesterase → MTDSASRPGFDPARFFAARQDGHGRRLGIRYRAHGPDWAELALPYDPDQIGDPGRGVVASGPILTMMDMATSIAAWLKRGQFAPQATLDLRIDYLRPATPRRTVIGRGECYRVTRSIAFVRGQAHDGDPDDPLAHVAGTFMLLDMPA
- a CDS encoding PaaI family thioesterase, producing MKLPPYADLLNLSVAAEPAGEGPILAMPFDADIVGRPGFLHGGAIGGLLEMAAIVALHAALGDEDARVKPVNVTIDFMRGGRDKPTRAQGIVRRLGTRVANVDAIAWQDAREKPIAGARMNYLIARN
- a CDS encoding transposase, producing the protein MDVRDEDAFAALGPALARLSRNRDFLAELAVAELKRQWTARPARGGYGPQLLLLRPPDGRFVLRANFWPAREDAVTRHSGPATFFYDLPHDHNFPFLTVGYHGPGYWSDYYEVDGDAIGGLPGDPARLRFTGRACLSPGTVMLYRMRRDVHVQLPPDRFSVSLNILGVDPEQPWLDQYRFDIRRNCIAEAMTTAPAEPLVTLAAQLGGNGRDLAERFAAEHPCDRMRWTAFEALASASADPDAALAIYDRAAASARPAVARRARARLAESAPDRMRLQPR
- a CDS encoding PQQ-dependent sugar dehydrogenase, which gives rise to MRMSFCYLAVSALTLAACSSGPSEGSVTKPGPTPTASAPAPTATGTPVDIPDASAPFTLQSVAEFDNPFAVAFLPDGRALVTEKPGKVKLLRPGEQLADVAGVPAVDYGGQGGLLDIAPAPTFADDHGVYLSYSEPGQGGSALALAHATLDESGTAPKLTNLEVLFHQQPPGGGGQFGSIIAFAPDGESLFLSSGERQRKTPAQDPNSAMGKILHMTLDGKPAPDNPYLSAGGERAYIWSSGHRNPYGLTFDRAGNLWEIEMGPQGGDELNLILKGRNYGWPVVSNGDNYDGSPIPDHDTRPEFEAPKLWWNPSISPAGLVIYSGDDFPAWQGSAILGALSGQALVRAALNGKNAQKADQWDMGMRIRDVAQAPDGSLWLLQDGDGGKLMKAVPKQ
- the rimP gene encoding ribosome maturation protein RimP translates to MADLAELTALIEPEAKALGLDLVRVAMFGGKSDPTLQVMAERPDTRQLTIDDCAALSHRVSDKFDALEAEGRDPIDHAYRLEVSSPGIDRPLTRLADYRDWTGHEARITLRQVVEKRKRIQGPITSVEDDRITIDVKNHGPMAVPFDAIEDAKLVMTDALIAATQPLSAEGADEIVEMEG